The genomic segment GGCGTGCTCGGCGGCCAGGAGCACCGCGCCGCCCCACTCGCCGCCCATGCTGACGCCCTGCAGCAGACGGAGGGTCACCAACAGGACGGGGGCGAGGAGTCCGGCGGTCTCGTAGGTCGGGAGCAGGCCGACGCCGACCGTCGCGACGCCCATGAGCAGCAGCGACGCGACCAGGGCGCGGCGGCGGCCCAGCCGGTCGCCGATCGTGCCGAAGAGCACGACGCCGAGAGGGCGGGACAGGAAGGCGGCGGCGAAGGTGAGGAACGCGGCGAGGGAGGAGACGGTCGCGTTGCCGGAGGGGAAGAACGCCGGGCCGAGGACGAGCGCGGAGGCCGTGCCGTAGACGGCGAAGTCGTAGTACTCGATCGTGGTGCCGATGAGGCTCGCGGCGGCGATCTTGGGCGCCTTGCTCGACTCGGCCGGCGGCGAGGACGGTAAGGAGACCGGTCTGGGGCCCGCGGCCTCGGCGACGGTCTCGGACGGGGATTCGGGCATGGGGGGCTCACTTCCGGTACGCCCGGACACGAATGGTCCGGGCCCAGAGGGGGACGGCCACGCATGAAACACGAACCGGAGTGCGGCTGTCACCCTAGGCCGGGAAATTCGATTCCCACAAGGAAGCTCCGGAGAAGAACGCCCGGAGGCTTCGTCGAATTGTTTCGACGGAAGAATAAGCGTCGATTACGCAGGACAACGACATTTAAAACATGTGATCCCGCTATGCGTGCGGACAGGTCGCCAAAATACGCCACGAACACCACCCTCGGGCGCCGTCAACCCGGGGATTCCTGTCAAGTAGCTGTCAATATTCATGTGTTCACTCGCATAAAAATTTGCCGATGGTCACGCCTTGCCAACTCCCGATCACGCACGGAATGCTGACGTCCGGCTGAACTTGAAAGTTCTACGACCATCGATTTTCGGACATGGAGACCGCATCGGGTTGCCGCGGTTCGACTTTTCTGAAATGCGGCCTCAGAGCCGGGAAGGCGCTTTGCCCATGCTGAAAACTGGCAAGCCATTACGTTGGAGAAGACTTTCCCTGGCCGGCGACGACCGGCACTTGCTCATACCGCTCGATCACAGCGTCTCGGACGGTCCGGTCGCCCCTCCGGGGCGGTGGGAAGACCTGTTGAAGGCACTGGTGGCCGGCGGGGCCGACGGAATCATCGTCCACAAGGGGCGGGCCCGGACACTCGCCCCGGACCTCCTCAAGAACTGCGCGCTGGTGGTGCATCTGAGCGCCAGTACGGCCTGCTCCGCCGATGTCGACGCCAAGGTGCTGGTCGGCGACGTCGAGGAGGCGGTGACGCTCGGGGCGGACGCGGTCAGCGTCCATGTGAACATCGGCTCGGACACCGAGGGGCGGCAGCTCGCCGACCTGGGCGCGGTGGCCCGCTCCTGCGACACCTGGGGCATGCCGCTGATCGCGATGGTCTACCCGCGCGGCCCCCGGATCGAGAACCCGCACGACCCCGTCCTCCTCGCGCACATCGTGAACGTCGCCGCCGACCTGGGGGCCGACATGGTGAAGACCTCCGTCGCCCTGCCGCTCGACCGCATGGCCGAGGTGGTGGCCCACAGCCCCATCCCCGTCCTCGCGGCCGGCGGACCACCGGACGGCTCCGACCTCATCGAGTACGGCACCGCCGTGATGGCCGCCGGCTGCCGGGGGCTGGCCGTCGGCCGCCGGATCTTCTCCTCCCCCTCCCCCGCCTCCCTGGTGTCCCGGCTCGCCGCCGTGGTGCACGGGCACGGCGACGACGGCATCCCCAATGACATGAGCATGGCTACCGATACCCATTACTCGACGATCGTGGCAGGTGTCGCATGAGGTTCGCGTGGATCGATCTCCGTGAAGTCCCCCGTCCGCAGCTCCAGTCGGTGGTGGACGCGGCCGTCCACGCCCGGATGGCCGGGGTGGTCTCCGCCGACGCCGACCTGCTCGGCACTCTGCCGCCGACGGTGACCCGGGTGCTGGCCACCGGAGCCCCGGCCGCGACTCCCGCGAAGAAGTCCGCCGACAAGGGCGACAAGGGCGACAAGCAAGCGAAGACCGCGGCCGACGCCGAGCCCGAGGGCAGGGGCTCCGTCGGCGCCGGATTCGACGTCCTGCTGCGAAGGTTCGGCACCCAGGACGAGCTGGACACCCTCGCCGCGGAGAACCGGGCCGCCACCCGTGCGCCCGCCACGGGGACACCGGCGACCGGCACGCCGGTCGCCGGCTTCGTCGACGTACGGGACGACCGCACACTCCAGCTGTCGTGCGTCGGCGCGATGGCACTGCCGTACACGGTGATCCACTTCGCCGATCCGACGAAGATCCCGCTGGAGATCGTGCTCGCGGCGGCCGAGTCGGCCGAGGGGCAGCTCGTGACGGTCGTCGGGGACCTGGAGGAGGCGGCCATCGTCTTCGACGTGCTCGAACGCGGTTCGGACGGCATCCTGTTCACGCCCCGTGGCGCGGACGACGTGTTCGCGCTGGCCCGGCTGCTGGAGGCGACGACACCGCAGCTGGAGCTGTCCACGCTGACCGTCGAGAGCATCCGGCACGTCGGACTCGGTGACCGGGTCTGTGTGGACACCTGCTCGCACTTCGAGGAGGACGAGGGCATCCTCGTCGGCTCGTACTCCTCCGGTTTCGTGCTCTGCTGCAGCGAGACGCACCCGCTGCCGTACATGCCGACCCGGCCGTTCCGGGTCAACGCCGGCGCCCTGCACTCGTACACACTGGGCCCCGACAACCGCACCAGCTACCTCAGCGAGGTCGGCTCCGGCAGCGCCCTGCTGGCGGTCGGCGCCGACGGCCGCACCCGGCGGGTGGTGGTCGGGCGGGCCAAGCTGGAGTCCCGGCCGCTCCTGGAGATCCGCACGCACGCGGAGGACGGGCGGCTGGTCAGCCTCACCGTGCAGGACGACTGGCATGTGCGGGTGCTCGGCCCTGGCGGCAAGGTCCTCAATGTCACCGAGCTGCGGACCGGTGACGAGCTGCTCGGCTATCTGGCCCAGGACAAGCGCCATGTGGGCCTGCCCATCGGCGAGTTCTGCAAGGAGGTCTGAGGCCTCATGGGCGAACTCGTGGCGGCCGCGGCCGGCGAGGACGGGATGGGCGTCCTGGTCCAGCGGCT from the Streptomyces sp. NBC_00310 genome contains:
- a CDS encoding 3-dehydroquinate synthase II family protein yields the protein MRFAWIDLREVPRPQLQSVVDAAVHARMAGVVSADADLLGTLPPTVTRVLATGAPAATPAKKSADKGDKGDKQAKTAADAEPEGRGSVGAGFDVLLRRFGTQDELDTLAAENRAATRAPATGTPATGTPVAGFVDVRDDRTLQLSCVGAMALPYTVIHFADPTKIPLEIVLAAAESAEGQLVTVVGDLEEAAIVFDVLERGSDGILFTPRGADDVFALARLLEATTPQLELSTLTVESIRHVGLGDRVCVDTCSHFEEDEGILVGSYSSGFVLCCSETHPLPYMPTRPFRVNAGALHSYTLGPDNRTSYLSEVGSGSALLAVGADGRTRRVVVGRAKLESRPLLEIRTHAEDGRLVSLTVQDDWHVRVLGPGGKVLNVTELRTGDELLGYLAQDKRHVGLPIGEFCKEV
- a CDS encoding class I fructose-bisphosphate aldolase family protein — encoded protein: MLKTGKPLRWRRLSLAGDDRHLLIPLDHSVSDGPVAPPGRWEDLLKALVAGGADGIIVHKGRARTLAPDLLKNCALVVHLSASTACSADVDAKVLVGDVEEAVTLGADAVSVHVNIGSDTEGRQLADLGAVARSCDTWGMPLIAMVYPRGPRIENPHDPVLLAHIVNVAADLGADMVKTSVALPLDRMAEVVAHSPIPVLAAGGPPDGSDLIEYGTAVMAAGCRGLAVGRRIFSSPSPASLVSRLAAVVHGHGDDGIPNDMSMATDTHYSTIVAGVA